A genomic stretch from Acidobacteriota bacterium includes:
- a CDS encoding dihydrofolate reductase — MRLTLVAAVAQDRTLGSGGRIPWHIPGDQARFRDLTWGRPVLMGRKTWESLPAKPLPGRENVVLSRDSSFAPRGARLAHSLEEALGPYAEQEGDVFVIGGADLFAQTLPLAARLVLTEVPGRFGGDAVFPPIPADFEIVSRQEHPGPPPCAVVVLERPAPRVLFRGRRR, encoded by the coding sequence GTGAGGCTGACGCTCGTGGCGGCGGTGGCTCAGGACCGGACCCTCGGCTCCGGCGGCCGGATCCCCTGGCACATCCCCGGCGACCAGGCTCGCTTCCGGGATCTCACCTGGGGCCGCCCCGTTCTCATGGGCCGCAAGACCTGGGAGTCCCTTCCCGCAAAGCCCCTCCCGGGGCGCGAGAACGTGGTCTTGAGCCGCGATTCGTCCTTCGCGCCCCGAGGCGCCCGCCTCGCGCATTCCCTGGAGGAGGCCCTGGGGCCTTACGCCGAGCAGGAGGGCGACGTGTTCGTCATCGGCGGAGCGGACCTCTTCGCCCAGACCCTGCCCCTTGCGGCCCGCCTCGTCCTCACCGAGGTGCCGGGGCGCTTCGGTGGGGACGCCGTTTTTCCCCCCATCCCCGCGGATTTCGAGATTGTGAGCCGCCAGGAGCACCCGGGGCCGCCGCCGTGCGCCGTCGTCGTCCTCGAGCGGCCCGCCCCGCGGGTCTTGTTCCGCGGGAGGCGTCGCTGA